A window from Pseudomonas moraviensis encodes these proteins:
- a CDS encoding 4a-hydroxytetrahydrobiopterin dehydratase: MSTLNQAHCEACRADAPQVSDEELPILIKQIPDWNIEVRDGIMQLEKVFLFKNFKHALAFTNAVGEISEAEGHHPGLLTEWGKVTVTWWSHSIKGLHRNDFIMAARTDEVAKTAEGRK; encoded by the coding sequence ATGTCGACTTTGAACCAAGCCCACTGCGAAGCCTGCCGCGCCGATGCGCCACAAGTCAGCGATGAAGAACTGCCGATCCTGATCAAGCAGATCCCTGACTGGAACATCGAAGTACGCGACGGCATCATGCAGCTGGAGAAGGTTTTCCTGTTCAAGAACTTCAAACATGCGCTGGCGTTTACCAACGCCGTGGGCGAGATCTCCGAGGCCGAAGGTCACCACCCGGGCCTCCTGACCGAGTGGGGCAAAGTCACCGTGACCTGGTGGAGCCACTCGATCAAAGGCCTGCACCGCAACGACTTCATCATGGCTGCGCGCACTGACGAAGTGGCGAAGACCGCAGAAGGACGCAAGTAA
- a CDS encoding amino acid aminotransferase → MHFDAIGRVPGDPILGLMEAYAQDANPRKFDLGVGVYKDAQGLTPIPEAVKIAEARMVESQDTKTYIGGHGNPLFGKVINELVLGADSPLIAEQRAGATQTPGGTGALRLAADFIAQCLPGKGVWLSNPTWPIHETIFAAAKVKVSHYPYVGSDNRLDVEAMLAVLREVPKGDVVLLHACCHNPTGFDLNHDDWKRVLEVVRSRDLLPLIDFAYQGFGDGLEQDAWSTRLFASQVPELLITSSCSKNFGLYRDRTGALIVCANNADKLTDIRSQLANIARNLWSTPPDHGAAVVATILADPELKARWADEVEAMRLRIAQLRSGLVEALEPHGLRERFAHIGVQRGMFSYTGLSPEQVKHLRERHSVYMVSSGRANVAGIDATRLTSLAEAIASVCK, encoded by the coding sequence ATGCACTTCGACGCCATCGGCCGGGTCCCCGGCGACCCGATCCTCGGTTTGATGGAGGCTTATGCGCAGGATGCCAATCCGCGCAAATTCGACCTCGGCGTTGGTGTCTACAAGGATGCCCAGGGTCTGACGCCGATCCCGGAAGCGGTGAAGATCGCCGAAGCGCGGATGGTCGAAAGCCAGGACACCAAGACCTACATCGGTGGCCACGGCAACCCGCTGTTCGGCAAGGTCATCAATGAGCTGGTACTGGGTGCCGACTCGCCGTTGATCGCCGAACAACGCGCCGGCGCCACCCAGACCCCGGGCGGCACCGGAGCCCTGCGTCTGGCTGCCGACTTCATCGCGCAATGCCTGCCGGGCAAAGGTGTGTGGTTGAGCAACCCGACCTGGCCGATCCACGAAACGATTTTCGCCGCAGCCAAGGTCAAGGTCAGCCACTACCCGTACGTCGGTAGCGACAACCGCCTCGACGTCGAAGCGATGCTCGCCGTGCTCAGGGAAGTGCCGAAGGGCGACGTGGTGCTGCTGCATGCCTGCTGCCACAATCCGACCGGTTTCGACCTGAACCATGACGACTGGAAGCGCGTGCTTGAAGTGGTGCGCAGCCGCGATCTGCTGCCGCTGATCGACTTCGCTTATCAGGGTTTTGGTGATGGCCTCGAACAGGACGCGTGGTCAACCCGGCTGTTCGCGTCACAAGTGCCGGAGCTGTTGATCACCAGTTCCTGCTCGAAGAACTTCGGCCTGTACCGCGACCGCACCGGTGCGCTGATCGTCTGCGCCAACAACGCCGACAAGCTCACCGACATCCGCAGCCAACTGGCCAACATCGCCCGCAATCTGTGGTCGACGCCGCCGGATCACGGCGCGGCAGTGGTCGCGACCATCCTTGCCGATCCAGAGCTGAAAGCGCGCTGGGCCGATGAAGTGGAAGCCATGCGTCTGCGGATCGCGCAGCTGCGCAGCGGTCTGGTCGAAGCGCTGGAACCGCACGGTTTGCGCGAGCGTTTCGCGCACATTGGCGTGCAACGCGGGATGTTCTCCTACACCGGCCTGTCGCCGGAACAGGTGAAGCACCTGCGCGAACGGCACAGCGTGTACATGGTCAGCTCCGGCCGGGCCAACGTCGCGGGCATCGACGCCACCCGCCTCACCTCGCTGGCCGAAGCCATCGCCAGCGTTTGCAAATAA
- a CDS encoding MFS transporter: MSEPQRPLAVTLQVVSIVLFTFIGYLNIGIPLAVLPGYVHSDLGFGAVIAGLVISVQYLATLLSRPYAGKIIDNQGSKRAVMIGLAGCGLSGVFMLISAWTPNLPLLSLISLLIGRLVLGSAESLVGSGSIGWGIGRVGAANTAKVISWNGIASYGALAIGAPFGVWLVSRLGLWSMGVSIILLALLGLALAWPKTAAPIVAGERLPFMHVLGKVFPHGCGLALGSIGFGTIATFITLYYATQHWDNAVLCLSLFGASFIGARLLFGNLINRLGGFRVAIACLSVETLGLLLLWIAPDAHWALAGAALSGFGFSLVFPALGVEAVNLVPASSRGAAVGAYSLFIDLSLGITGPLAGAIAAGFGFASIFLFAAFAALSGLGLSVYLYKHTAKYREA, translated from the coding sequence ATATCCGAGCCCCAGCGCCCGCTGGCGGTTACGCTGCAAGTGGTTTCCATCGTCCTCTTCACCTTCATCGGTTACCTGAACATCGGCATCCCGCTCGCCGTGTTGCCGGGTTACGTTCACAGTGACCTCGGTTTCGGCGCGGTGATCGCCGGGCTGGTGATCAGCGTGCAATACCTCGCCACCCTGCTCAGCCGTCCGTATGCCGGCAAGATCATCGACAATCAGGGCAGCAAGCGCGCGGTAATGATTGGCCTCGCGGGTTGTGGCTTGAGCGGTGTGTTCATGCTGATTTCCGCGTGGACACCGAACCTGCCGCTGCTCAGCCTGATCAGCCTGTTGATCGGCCGCCTGGTACTGGGCAGCGCCGAGAGTCTGGTCGGTTCCGGTTCGATTGGCTGGGGCATCGGTCGCGTCGGCGCGGCGAATACCGCGAAAGTGATTTCCTGGAACGGCATCGCCAGTTACGGCGCTCTGGCGATCGGCGCGCCATTCGGCGTGTGGCTGGTGAGCCGCCTGGGTTTGTGGAGCATGGGCGTGAGCATCATCCTCCTCGCCTTGCTCGGTTTGGCGCTGGCATGGCCGAAGACCGCGGCGCCGATTGTCGCTGGTGAGCGTTTGCCGTTCATGCATGTGCTGGGCAAAGTCTTCCCTCACGGCTGCGGACTGGCGCTGGGCTCGATCGGCTTCGGCACCATCGCCACGTTCATCACCCTGTACTACGCGACCCAGCATTGGGATAACGCGGTGCTGTGCCTGAGCCTGTTCGGCGCCAGCTTCATCGGCGCGCGGCTGCTGTTCGGCAACCTGATCAACCGCCTCGGCGGTTTCCGCGTGGCGATCGCCTGCCTGTCGGTGGAAACGTTGGGGCTGTTGCTGCTCTGGATCGCGCCGGATGCGCACTGGGCCCTGGCCGGTGCGGCGCTCAGCGGCTTTGGCTTCTCGCTGGTGTTCCCGGCGCTGGGCGTCGAAGCGGTGAATCTGGTGCCGGCCTCCAGCCGTGGTGCGGCGGTCGGTGCCTATTCACTGTTCATTGATTTGTCGCTGGGGATCACCGGGCCATTGGCCGGGGCGATTGCCGCCGGGTTCGGCTTTGCTTCGATCTTCCTGTTCGCCGCATTCGCGGCGCTGAGCGGACTTGGTTTGAGTGTCTATCTGTACAAGCACACGGCGAAATACCGCGAGGCTTAA
- the arfB gene encoding alternative ribosome rescue aminoacyl-tRNA hydrolase ArfB — protein MLVISNNVHLPDAEIELTAIRAQGAGGQNVNKVSSAMHLRFDIPNSSLPEFYKERLLALRDSRITSDGVLIIKAQQYRTQEANRADALERLVELILSATKVEKKRRPTKPTLGSKKRRLESKTKRGSIKAGRGKVDF, from the coding sequence ATGCTGGTGATTTCCAACAATGTGCATCTGCCGGATGCCGAGATCGAGTTGACCGCCATCCGCGCGCAAGGCGCCGGTGGGCAGAACGTCAACAAGGTTTCCAGCGCCATGCACCTGCGCTTCGACATTCCCAATTCGTCCTTGCCGGAGTTCTACAAGGAACGCCTGCTCGCACTGCGCGACAGTCGCATCACCAGCGACGGCGTGCTGATCATCAAGGCGCAGCAATATCGCACCCAGGAAGCCAACCGCGCCGATGCGCTGGAGCGGCTGGTCGAGCTGATTCTCAGCGCCACCAAAGTCGAAAAGAAACGCCGCCCGACCAAGCCGACCCTCGGTTCGAAGAAGCGTCGGCTGGAGTCGAAAACCAAGCGCGGCAGCATCAAGGCCGGACGCGGCAAAGTGGATTTTTAA
- a CDS encoding amino acid permease produces MSGQPSQSGELKRGLKNRHIQLIALGGAIGTGLFLGSAGVLKSAGPSMILGYAICGFIAFMIMRQLGEMIVEEPVAGSFSHFAHKYWGGFAGFLSGWNCWILYILVGMSELTAVGKYIHYWAPDIPTWVSAAAFFVLINAINLANVKVFGEAEFWFAIIKVVAIVGMIALGSYLLVSGHGGPQASVSNLWSHGGFFPNGVSGLVMAMAIIMFSFGGLEMLGFTAAEADKPKTVIPKAINQVIYRILIFYIGALVILLSLTPWDSLLATLNASGDSYSGSPFVQVFSMLGSDTAAHILNFVVLTAALSVYNSGTYCNSRMLLGMAEQGDAPKALAKIDKRGVPVRSILASAAVTLVAVLLNYLIPQHALELLMSLVVATLVINWAMISYSHVKFRQHMNQSKQTPLFKALWYPYGNFVCLAFVVFILGVMLLIPGIQISVYAIPVWVVFMWVCYLIKNKRSVQPVVAATAK; encoded by the coding sequence ATGAGTGGACAACCCTCGCAATCAGGCGAGCTTAAACGCGGCCTGAAAAATCGCCATATTCAACTGATCGCCCTCGGTGGCGCGATCGGTACCGGATTGTTCCTTGGTTCTGCCGGGGTCCTGAAATCCGCCGGCCCGTCGATGATCCTCGGCTACGCCATCTGCGGCTTCATCGCCTTCATGATCATGCGCCAGCTCGGCGAGATGATCGTTGAAGAGCCGGTGGCCGGTTCCTTCAGCCACTTCGCGCACAAATACTGGGGCGGTTTCGCCGGTTTCCTCTCGGGCTGGAACTGCTGGATTCTGTACATTCTGGTGGGCATGTCCGAGCTGACAGCGGTCGGCAAATACATCCATTACTGGGCGCCTGACATCCCGACCTGGGTCTCCGCTGCGGCGTTTTTCGTACTGATCAACGCGATCAACCTGGCCAACGTCAAAGTTTTCGGTGAAGCCGAGTTCTGGTTCGCGATCATCAAGGTTGTGGCCATTGTCGGCATGATCGCCCTTGGCAGCTACCTGCTGGTCAGCGGCCACGGCGGCCCGCAGGCCTCGGTGAGCAACCTGTGGTCCCACGGCGGTTTCTTCCCCAACGGGGTGAGCGGTCTGGTCATGGCCATGGCGATCATCATGTTCTCCTTCGGTGGTCTGGAAATGCTCGGTTTTACCGCGGCTGAAGCCGACAAGCCGAAAACCGTGATCCCGAAAGCGATCAACCAAGTGATCTACCGCATCCTGATTTTCTACATCGGCGCACTGGTGATCCTGCTGTCGCTGACCCCATGGGACAGCCTGCTGGCAACCCTTAACGCGTCCGGCGATTCGTACAGCGGCAGCCCGTTCGTGCAGGTGTTCTCGATGCTCGGCAGCGACACCGCTGCGCACATCCTCAACTTCGTCGTGCTGACCGCCGCGTTGTCGGTGTACAACAGCGGCACCTACTGCAACAGCCGCATGCTGCTGGGCATGGCCGAGCAGGGCGATGCGCCGAAAGCGCTGGCGAAGATCGACAAGCGCGGCGTGCCGGTGCGTTCGATTCTGGCTTCGGCGGCAGTGACCCTGGTTGCGGTGCTGCTCAACTACCTGATCCCGCAGCACGCGCTGGAACTGCTGATGTCGCTGGTGGTTGCAACGCTGGTGATCAACTGGGCGATGATCAGCTACTCCCACGTCAAATTCCGTCAGCACATGAACCAAAGCAAACAGACGCCGCTGTTCAAGGCGTTGTGGTATCCGTACGGCAACTTCGTCTGCCTGGCGTTCGTGGTGTTCATCCTCGGCGTGATGCTGCTGATCCCGGGGATTCAGATCTCGGTGTACGCGATTCCGGTGTGGGTGGTGTTCATGTGGGTCTGCTACCTGATCAAGAACAAGCGCAGTGTGCAGCCGGTGGTGGCTGCAACGGCGAAATAA
- the rluB gene encoding 23S rRNA pseudouridine(2605) synthase RluB: MSDINQKDDQEIGPAGEKLQKVLARIGVGSRRDVEAWISQGRIKVNGKDATLGLRVDMHDAITIDGKVIKREEAAESVRRVIMYNKPDGEICTRDDPEGRPTVFDKLPRPKEGRWINIGRLDINTTGLLMFTTDGELANRLMHPSYEMDREYAVRVRGEVDDEMIERLKAGVVLEDGPARFTDIQQAPGGEGFNHWYHCVVMEGRNREVRRLWESQGLVVSRLKRVRFGPVFLNSDLPMGRWREMSQYEVDVLSAEVGLTPVAMPQLNAKSKDKLERMQRKSSRPMAKTERVRTLRPAAGAPTGPRPGREPQIEGERPGRKPVARDGERAPRPANGRTERGERGAPAGRGTPVADRPADTTNKRPAKPAPKRPGIKLVDGDKPSGKRRGAPAGSGQRPGFGRKKPE; the protein is encoded by the coding sequence ATGAGTGACATCAATCAGAAAGACGACCAGGAAATCGGCCCAGCAGGCGAAAAGCTGCAGAAAGTCCTCGCCCGTATCGGCGTCGGCTCGCGCCGTGACGTCGAAGCCTGGATCAGCCAGGGCCGGATCAAGGTCAATGGCAAAGACGCCACCCTTGGCCTGCGTGTCGACATGCACGACGCCATCACCATCGATGGCAAGGTGATCAAGCGCGAAGAGGCCGCCGAATCGGTGCGCCGCGTGATCATGTACAACAAGCCCGATGGCGAGATCTGCACCCGTGACGACCCGGAAGGCCGTCCGACCGTGTTCGACAAGCTGCCGCGCCCGAAAGAAGGTCGCTGGATCAACATCGGCCGTCTCGACATCAACACCACCGGTCTGCTGATGTTCACCACCGACGGTGAGCTGGCCAACCGTCTGATGCACCCGTCCTACGAGATGGACCGTGAGTACGCTGTGCGTGTACGCGGTGAAGTCGACGACGAGATGATCGAACGCCTGAAAGCTGGCGTGGTGCTCGAAGACGGTCCGGCGCGTTTCACCGACATTCAACAGGCCCCGGGCGGTGAGGGCTTCAACCACTGGTACCACTGCGTGGTCATGGAAGGGCGTAACCGCGAGGTTCGGCGTCTGTGGGAATCGCAGGGTCTGGTGGTCAGCCGTTTGAAGCGCGTGCGTTTCGGTCCGGTGTTCCTCAACTCCGACCTGCCGATGGGCCGCTGGCGCGAAATGAGCCAGTACGAAGTCGACGTACTCAGCGCCGAAGTCGGCCTGACGCCGGTGGCGATGCCGCAGCTGAACGCCAAAAGCAAGGACAAGCTCGAGCGCATGCAGCGCAAATCGTCGCGACCAATGGCCAAGACCGAGCGCGTGCGCACCCTGCGCCCAGCCGCTGGCGCACCGACCGGGCCACGCCCGGGCCGCGAGCCGCAGATTGAAGGCGAGCGTCCAGGCCGCAAGCCGGTTGCCCGAGACGGCGAGCGCGCACCGCGTCCAGCCAATGGCCGTACTGAGCGTGGCGAACGCGGCGCTCCTGCCGGTCGCGGTACGCCAGTAGCGGATCGCCCGGCCGATACCACCAACAAGCGCCCGGCCAAGCCTGCGCCAAAGCGCCCGGGGATCAAACTGGTCGACGGCGACAAGCCATCGGGCAAGCGCCGCGGCGCACCGGCCGGTTCCGGTCAGCGCCCGGGTTTCGGACGCAAGAAGCCGGAGTGA
- a CDS encoding DUF1289 domain-containing protein → MSSTKDPCISLCKFSDDICLGCGRSKREIKAWKKLDKDDKRTVLAEAALRLIKLGGAGRRKKK, encoded by the coding sequence ATGAGCTCAACCAAAGACCCCTGCATCAGCCTCTGCAAATTCAGCGACGACATCTGCCTCGGCTGTGGCCGCAGCAAGCGCGAGATCAAGGCCTGGAAAAAGCTCGACAAGGACGACAAGCGCACTGTGCTGGCCGAAGCCGCGCTGCGCCTGATCAAACTCGGCGGTGCCGGTCGGCGGAAAAAGAAATAA
- the scpB gene encoding SMC-Scp complex subunit ScpB yields MNLTEPRELAPLLEAFLLASGKPQSLERLFELFEEGERPEPAVFKKALTLLGKSCEGRAFELKEVSSGYRLQIREKFSPWVGRLWEERPQRYSRALLETIALIAYRQPITRGEIEDVRGVAVNSNIVKTLLEREWIRVVGYRDVPGKPAMFATTKAFLDHFNLKNLEDLPPLAELREMEAEPVLDFDDAPVPQSLQELADASAEPEEEKEETSFHSLLLELDSMEEGIKTDFDDLLRDAADGEAPVPEPEIIEHAIEVELETAPDAEPEDDILGVAEAREKLLAAVAALEQPEPELSEEEAEARALAEAIEAERREFDD; encoded by the coding sequence ATGAACCTGACTGAACCCCGCGAGCTGGCGCCCCTGCTTGAAGCCTTTCTGTTGGCCTCCGGAAAGCCGCAATCCCTTGAGCGCCTGTTTGAACTGTTTGAAGAAGGCGAGCGGCCGGAGCCGGCGGTCTTCAAGAAAGCCCTGACCCTGCTCGGCAAGTCCTGCGAGGGCCGCGCGTTTGAGCTCAAGGAAGTCTCGTCGGGCTATCGCTTGCAGATCCGCGAGAAGTTTTCGCCGTGGGTCGGCCGACTCTGGGAGGAACGCCCGCAGCGCTATTCCCGTGCTTTGCTGGAAACCATTGCGCTGATCGCCTATCGCCAACCGATCACCCGTGGCGAAATCGAAGACGTGCGTGGCGTCGCGGTCAACAGCAACATCGTCAAGACCTTGCTTGAGCGTGAGTGGATCCGCGTCGTCGGCTATCGCGACGTGCCGGGCAAACCGGCGATGTTCGCCACGACCAAGGCGTTTCTCGATCACTTCAACCTGAAAAACCTCGAGGACCTGCCGCCGCTGGCCGAACTGCGCGAAATGGAAGCCGAGCCGGTGCTCGATTTCGACGACGCGCCGGTGCCGCAAAGTCTGCAGGAACTGGCCGACGCCAGCGCCGAGCCCGAGGAGGAAAAGGAAGAAACCAGCTTCCATTCCCTGCTGCTGGAACTGGACAGCATGGAGGAGGGGATCAAGACCGACTTCGACGATTTGCTGCGCGATGCGGCGGATGGCGAAGCGCCGGTGCCCGAGCCTGAGATCATCGAACACGCGATTGAAGTGGAACTTGAGACCGCGCCTGACGCCGAACCGGAAGACGACATTCTCGGTGTCGCCGAGGCCCGCGAAAAACTTCTGGCCGCTGTCGCCGCCCTCGAGCAGCCGGAACCCGAACTCAGCGAAGAAGAAGCCGAAGCCCGCGCCCTGGCCGAAGCCATCGAAGCCGAACGGCGCGAATTCGACGATTGA
- a CDS encoding segregation and condensation protein A translates to MEVFLEAFEGPLDLLLYLIRKQNINILDIPVAEITRQYMGYVELMQSVRLELAAEYLVMAAMLAEIKSRMLLPRAETVEDEEDDPRAELIRRLQEYERFKAAAEGIDGLSRVGRDVIVPKLDAPEARARKLLPDVALEEILMCMAEVLRRGDMFESHQVSREALSTRERMSDVLERLKGGGFVPFVELFTAEEGRLGVVVTFMAVLELVKESLVELVQNEPFAAIHVRARAE, encoded by the coding sequence CTGGAAGTCTTTCTTGAAGCCTTCGAAGGCCCGCTCGACCTGCTGCTGTACCTGATCCGCAAACAGAACATCAACATCCTCGACATCCCGGTGGCGGAAATCACCCGCCAGTACATGGGCTATGTCGAGTTGATGCAGTCGGTGCGTCTGGAGCTGGCCGCCGAGTATCTGGTGATGGCGGCGATGCTCGCCGAGATCAAGTCGCGCATGCTCCTGCCGCGCGCGGAAACCGTCGAAGACGAAGAAGACGACCCGCGCGCCGAACTGATCCGCCGCTTGCAGGAATACGAGCGCTTCAAGGCTGCCGCTGAAGGTATCGATGGCCTGAGCCGGGTCGGCCGCGATGTGATCGTGCCCAAGCTCGATGCCCCGGAAGCACGGGCGCGTAAACTGCTGCCGGACGTGGCGCTGGAAGAAATCCTGATGTGTATGGCCGAAGTGCTGCGCCGTGGCGACATGTTCGAAAGCCACCAGGTCAGCCGCGAGGCGCTGTCCACCCGCGAGCGCATGAGCGATGTGCTGGAACGGCTCAAAGGCGGCGGCTTCGTGCCGTTTGTCGAGCTGTTCACCGCTGAAGAAGGTCGCCTGGGTGTGGTGGTGACCTTTATGGCGGTCCTTGAACTGGTCAAGGAATCCTTGGTCGAGCTGGTGCAGAATGAGCCCTTCGCCGCGATCCACGTGCGAGCCCGAGCCGAATAA
- a CDS encoding L-threonylcarbamoyladenylate synthase, whose translation MSQFFQIHPENPQARLIKQAVEIIRKGGVVIYPTDSSYAIGCQIGDKTAIERVRRLRQLDEKHNFALICSDLSQLGNYAKIDTGTFRILKAHLPGPYTFILNATREVPRLLLHPKKRTIGLRVPSHPIALALLAELGEPLMSVTLIMPGDEDPLSDPYEMRQLLEHQVDLIIDGGFGGIKASTVIDLTGDDPEVVRVGCGDPTPFMVEA comes from the coding sequence GTGAGTCAATTTTTCCAGATACATCCGGAAAACCCGCAAGCGCGCCTGATCAAACAGGCGGTCGAGATCATCCGCAAGGGCGGGGTGGTGATTTATCCCACGGACTCGTCCTACGCCATCGGTTGCCAGATCGGCGACAAGACCGCGATCGAGCGTGTGCGACGTCTGCGCCAGCTCGATGAAAAGCACAACTTCGCGCTGATCTGCAGCGACCTGTCGCAACTGGGCAACTACGCCAAGATCGACACCGGCACCTTCCGCATTCTCAAGGCGCATCTGCCGGGGCCTTACACTTTTATTCTCAACGCTACCCGCGAAGTACCGCGCCTGTTACTGCATCCGAAGAAACGCACCATCGGCCTGCGCGTGCCCAGCCATCCGATTGCGCTGGCGCTGCTGGCCGAACTCGGCGAGCCGCTGATGAGCGTGACGCTGATCATGCCCGGCGACGAAGACCCACTGAGCGATCCGTACGAAATGCGCCAGTTGCTTGAGCATCAGGTCGATCTGATCATCGACGGCGGTTTCGGCGGCATCAAGGCGTCGACGGTGATTGACCTGACCGGCGACGACCCGGAAGTGGTCCGCGTCGGTTGCGGCGATCCGACGCCGTTCATGGTCGAGGCCTGA
- a CDS encoding PHP domain-containing protein has translation MNVDLHCHSTASDGALAPAVLVARAFENGVRVLALTDHDTLEGLAEARTAATALGMQLVNGVELSCTWGGATIHVLGYGFDVNAAPLVEAIAKLHDGRWLRSEEISRKLALKGMPGALEGARQIQQELGDSGNAPARPHFADWMVREGFVKDRAEAFRKWLGAGKLGDVKLHWPTLEDTVGTLRAAGAWVSLAHPWHYDFTRSKRRKLIADYIQAGGHAIEVVNGHQPAEQVGSLAILAREFGLLVSAGSDFHGPGGWSEIGQYRPVPEDLPPLWCRFKHDTDIAAV, from the coding sequence GTGAATGTTGATTTGCACTGCCACAGCACGGCCTCCGACGGCGCCCTGGCGCCTGCGGTTCTGGTTGCGCGTGCGTTCGAAAACGGCGTGCGAGTCCTGGCGTTGACCGACCACGACACCCTCGAAGGCCTCGCCGAAGCGCGTACGGCGGCGACCGCGTTGGGCATGCAACTGGTCAACGGCGTCGAATTGTCCTGCACCTGGGGCGGGGCGACCATTCATGTGTTGGGCTACGGTTTCGACGTCAACGCCGCGCCGTTGGTCGAAGCGATCGCCAAATTGCACGATGGTCGCTGGCTGCGGTCCGAAGAAATAAGCCGCAAGCTCGCCCTCAAGGGCATGCCCGGCGCCCTTGAGGGCGCCCGGCAGATCCAGCAGGAACTGGGCGACAGCGGCAACGCGCCGGCCCGTCCGCATTTCGCCGACTGGATGGTGCGTGAAGGTTTTGTGAAGGATCGCGCCGAGGCGTTTCGCAAATGGCTCGGCGCCGGCAAGCTCGGCGACGTCAAGCTGCACTGGCCGACCCTGGAAGACACCGTCGGCACCCTGCGCGCCGCCGGTGCCTGGGTCAGTCTGGCGCATCCCTGGCACTACGATTTCACCCGCAGCAAACGCCGAAAGCTGATTGCCGACTATATTCAAGCAGGCGGGCATGCAATCGAGGTGGTCAATGGCCACCAGCCCGCGGAACAGGTGGGCAGCCTGGCGATCCTTGCCCGTGAGTTCGGTCTGCTGGTCAGCGCCGGCAGTGACTTCCATGGCCCTGGCGGCTGGTCCGAGATCGGCCAGTACCGGCCGGTTCCCGAGGACCTTCCACCCCTGTGGTGTCGGTTCAAACATGACACAGATATTGCCGCCGTCTGA
- a CDS encoding septation protein A translates to MKQFIDFIPLLLFFIVYKLDPRVVDIAGQQVTVGGIYSATAMLIISSLVVYGALFIKQRKLEKSQWLTLIACLVFGSLTLAFHSETFLKWKAPVVNWLFAAAFIGSHFIGDRLLIKRIMGHALTLPDPVWTRLNIAWIAFFLFCGAANLFVAFTFQSIWVDFKVFGSLGMTVLFLVAQGIYLSRHLHDTDTTTPKTED, encoded by the coding sequence GTGAAACAATTCATCGATTTCATCCCGCTTCTGCTGTTCTTCATCGTTTACAAACTTGATCCACGGGTCGTCGACATTGCCGGCCAGCAAGTGACCGTAGGCGGTATCTACAGCGCCACGGCGATGCTGATCATCAGCTCCCTGGTGGTGTACGGCGCGCTGTTCATCAAGCAGCGCAAGCTGGAAAAGAGCCAATGGCTGACGCTGATCGCCTGCCTGGTATTCGGCAGCCTGACGCTGGCCTTCCACAGCGAAACCTTCCTGAAATGGAAAGCGCCGGTGGTCAACTGGTTGTTCGCTGCGGCGTTCATCGGCAGCCATTTCATCGGTGATCGCCTGCTGATCAAGCGCATCATGGGCCACGCGCTGACCCTGCCGGATCCTGTGTGGACCCGTTTGAACATCGCCTGGATCGCCTTCTTTCTGTTCTGCGGCGCCGCCAACCTGTTCGTCGCCTTCACCTTCCAGAGCATCTGGGTCGACTTCAAGGTGTTCGGCAGCCTGGGCATGACCGTGCTGTTCCTGGTTGCACAGGGCATCTACCTGTCGCGTCATCTGCATGACACCGATACCACAACGCCAAAAACCGAGGACTGA
- a CDS encoding YciI family protein: MLYAIIATDVANSLEARLSARPAHLERLQALKGEGRIVLAGPHPAVDSNDPGAAGFTGSLIVAEFESLSAAQAWADADPYIAAGVYANVIVKPFKQVLP; the protein is encoded by the coding sequence ATGCTCTACGCCATCATTGCCACCGACGTTGCCAACTCGCTCGAAGCCCGCCTGTCCGCGCGCCCGGCGCATCTGGAACGCCTGCAAGCGCTCAAGGGCGAAGGCCGCATCGTGCTGGCCGGCCCGCATCCGGCGGTCGACAGCAATGATCCGGGCGCAGCGGGTTTCACCGGCAGCCTGATCGTCGCCGAGTTCGAGTCCCTCAGCGCTGCCCAGGCCTGGGCCGACGCCGATCCGTACATCGCCGCTGGCGTGTATGCCAATGTGATCGTCAAGCCGTTCAAGCAAGTCCTGCCTTGA
- a CDS encoding translation initiation factor 2 has product MRKGPLCLMLLTLSIMAPAHGEETTESGSSTPLSLSAGSQITELQQRLKASEQQREELNKQLQNADNTRESAQLARLRQENQRLKLQLKEAQASPLPRLLTDQQQWFVTGAGVALLALLCGIFASGASRKRRQWLN; this is encoded by the coding sequence ATGCGCAAGGGTCCGTTGTGTCTGATGTTGCTCACGTTGTCGATCATGGCGCCCGCCCATGGTGAGGAAACCACCGAAAGCGGCAGCTCCACGCCATTGTCATTGAGCGCCGGCAGCCAGATCACCGAGCTGCAACAGCGGCTCAAGGCCAGTGAACAGCAGCGCGAGGAACTAAACAAACAACTGCAGAATGCCGACAACACTCGCGAAAGCGCCCAGCTTGCCCGGTTGCGCCAGGAGAACCAGCGTCTGAAGCTGCAACTCAAGGAAGCCCAGGCCAGCCCGTTGCCGCGTTTGCTGACCGATCAACAGCAGTGGTTCGTCACTGGCGCCGGGGTAGCGCTATTGGCGCTGCTCTGCGGTATCTTTGCCAGTGGTGCAAGCCGAAAACGTCGGCAATGGCTAAATTGA